The Pirellulales bacterium genomic interval AATACCCGAAGCTCCTCCAACCGTTGTTGGAAGACAAAGCCGACGTTGTATTCGGCTCACGGTTTGCGGGCAGCGACAACCACCGCGTGTTGTACTTCTGGCACGCGGTGGGCAACCGGCTGCTCTCGCTGTTGTCGAACATGTGTACGAACTTGAACATGACCGACATTGAATGCTGTTACAAAGTCTTTCGGTGCGAGCTCTTGCAGCAGATTTCCTTACGCGAGGATAGGTTTGGGTTCGAGCCGGAGATCGTCGCCAAGATCGCCCGCTATCGCGGCCGCGGCGAACCGCTGCGCATCTACGAGATCGGCATATCGTATTACGGCCGCACCTACGATGAAGGCAAGAAAATCGGTTGGAAAGATGGTATGCGTGCTTTGTGGTGTATTCTCAAATACAATTTGCTAGATCGATAATCACCGTTGGCACGAAACGATTGTTTCGATGGACGAATCTGTACGCATCTACACCGGAACCGAATTAGAAGCCATGTCGGTGGCAGTGAACTATCATCGTTGGATTCTGGACTGGTTCACGCCTTATTTGGGAAATCGAGTGGCCGAGGTGGGGGCCGGAATTGGCAGCGTTTCGAAGTTACTGCTCGAGCGGCCGCTGGGCCAGCTCACCTCGTTCGAGCCGTCGCGGAACCTGTTTCCGCGTCTGGAAGAGGCCTTGCGCGGTGAAACGCGCGCTACACCGGTGCCTCATTTCTTCAGCGAACGCGACAGAAGCAATCGGTTCGATTCAGTCTTGTACCTCAATGT includes:
- a CDS encoding glycosyltransferase family 2 protein — protein: MDRQQDSNTTSSRETLESPLLSVVIPVFNEVRTIDRILAAVRSVELDTEIIVVDDFSTDGTRDQLARFNRDDPRLRIFYHDRNQGKGAALRKGFAAARGKFVVVQDADLEYDPREYPKLLQPLLEDKADVVFGSRFAGSDNHRVLYFWHAVGNRLLSLLSNMCTNLNMTDIECCYKVFRCELLQQISLREDRFGFEPEIVAKIARYRGRGEPLRIYEIGISYYGRTYDEGKKIGWKDGMRALWCILKYNLLDR